A genomic window from Fibrobacterota bacterium includes:
- a CDS encoding ABC transporter ATP-binding protein, translating to MPVIPPSIHVQSVVKCYGTLTAVAGVDLSIAKGESVALLGPNGAGKTTLVEMIEGLIPPDQGEIRIDGLSWKSQASSIRGKLGTCLQDAKLPERLRVEEILDLFCSFHGRGRDRTEELLALVELADARRQLAGKISGGQRQRLALACAIAGEPDILVLDEPTTGVDPAARRQIWGILEGLRARGATLLLTTHFMDEAERLCDRVVLMEAGRILEQGTVPELLERGGASSLDDLFLRLAGRRIIE from the coding sequence ATGCCTGTGATCCCACCTTCCATCCATGTCCAGTCCGTGGTCAAATGTTACGGCACTCTCACGGCGGTCGCCGGAGTGGACCTTTCGATCGCCAAAGGCGAGTCGGTGGCCTTGCTGGGCCCCAACGGCGCGGGCAAGACCACGCTGGTGGAAATGATCGAAGGGTTGATCCCTCCAGACCAAGGCGAGATCCGCATCGATGGACTTTCCTGGAAGAGCCAGGCGAGCTCCATCCGCGGCAAGCTCGGCACCTGCTTGCAGGACGCCAAATTGCCCGAGCGCTTGCGTGTGGAAGAAATCCTCGATCTGTTCTGTTCCTTCCATGGCCGCGGACGCGATCGCACGGAAGAATTGCTCGCGCTGGTGGAACTGGCCGATGCCCGCAGGCAGTTGGCCGGAAAAATCTCCGGCGGCCAGCGACAAAGATTGGCATTGGCCTGCGCGATCGCGGGGGAACCGGACATTCTGGTGTTGGACGAGCCCACCACGGGCGTGGATCCGGCGGCCAGGCGGCAGATCTGGGGAATCCTGGAAGGCCTGCGGGCGCGCGGCGCCACGTTGCTTCTGACCACCCACTTCATGGACGAGGCGGAACGTTTGTGCGATCGGGTGGTCCTGATGGAAGCCGGACGGATTCTGGAGCAAGGCACGGTGCCTGAACTTTTGGAACGAGGCGGGGCCTCCAGTCTGGACG